One Thermodesulfatator atlanticus DSM 21156 DNA window includes the following coding sequences:
- a CDS encoding sensor domain-containing diguanylate cyclase codes for MFAFFYHLPIRWRILLPFGSLLFVAFLIGSWLGTTEIKNFEKFLLQEEEKFAHNDILLFENQAKNLALLAKVIDPNFVKGKEIAGYKVTFYPTTQKPNFDEYWELTLEDKPIIKGIAYQKEKNITVKITAPLKEFAKLIEKENQIRNGIYYIHKGKIIADKKIIPEKILNGLPKEFPSNLTFKGKNFIAIPFKNREGQTWGFYVRETEISLLKGLAQKLIKQNAITAFLFIIIALSIVSFVTKQFVCIPLENLKKQVENISRGIEKRLRTEIQESFLKITGKDEISLLAKSINDLVKELDELASFRQTIETDETAHEVYQRLADVFEKKFNLKNFTILEVHQNNKQKMATKINKLNKNNYYNCLKSINENPKLCRVFRSALMASSLHFTYYCNYFKNQEKDYICLPMKEGRKVIGVVHFQLEKNERSKKEIEIINEKVTAYLQEAAPIIEAKRFAEKLKEMSLKDSLTGLYNKRLLEELIPQISAGIIRRKSNIGVIMFDIDHFKDINDNYGHLFGDFVLAKIANILSSCLRKSDFAIRYGGEEFLVLLVDANPDTTLQVAERIRKQIQKTNFSHEGKVTTITISGGIAEFPEDDDDLWQVINFADIALYEAKRRGRNRIVRFEKSFLKN; via the coding sequence ATGTTTGCGTTTTTTTACCATCTCCCCATTCGCTGGCGCATTCTGCTGCCATTTGGCAGTCTCCTGTTCGTAGCTTTTTTGATAGGAAGCTGGCTTGGCACAACAGAAATAAAAAATTTCGAGAAATTTCTGCTACAAGAAGAAGAAAAGTTTGCCCATAACGATATACTCTTATTTGAAAATCAGGCTAAAAACCTTGCCCTTTTAGCCAAAGTAATCGACCCAAATTTTGTCAAAGGAAAAGAAATAGCCGGATATAAAGTCACTTTTTATCCTACCACACAAAAACCAAACTTTGATGAATATTGGGAGCTAACTCTAGAAGACAAGCCAATCATAAAAGGTATAGCATATCAGAAAGAAAAAAACATAACCGTTAAAATAACTGCCCCTTTAAAGGAATTTGCAAAACTAATAGAAAAAGAGAATCAGATCAGAAATGGCATATACTATATCCACAAAGGAAAAATAATTGCAGACAAAAAAATAATACCTGAGAAAATATTAAACGGATTACCCAAAGAATTTCCATCAAACTTGACCTTTAAAGGGAAAAACTTTATTGCTATTCCTTTTAAAAATAGAGAAGGCCAAACCTGGGGGTTTTATGTTAGGGAAACAGAAATATCTCTCTTGAAGGGACTAGCACAAAAATTAATAAAACAAAACGCAATAACTGCCTTTTTATTTATAATTATTGCTCTAAGCATAGTATCTTTTGTCACCAAACAATTTGTATGCATCCCACTAGAAAATCTTAAAAAGCAAGTAGAAAATATTTCAAGAGGAATTGAAAAACGACTTAGAACAGAAATACAAGAATCTTTCCTAAAGATTACTGGCAAAGATGAAATCTCTCTGCTGGCAAAAAGTATTAATGACCTTGTAAAAGAACTAGATGAACTTGCATCATTTAGGCAAACAATAGAAACAGACGAAACCGCTCACGAAGTATATCAACGACTTGCCGATGTTTTTGAAAAAAAATTCAACCTTAAAAATTTTACAATACTTGAAGTACACCAAAACAATAAACAAAAAATGGCAACAAAGATCAACAAGCTAAATAAAAACAATTACTACAACTGCTTAAAAAGCATAAATGAAAATCCAAAACTATGCAGAGTATTTCGCAGTGCACTAATGGCAAGTTCTCTCCATTTTACCTATTATTGCAATTATTTCAAAAATCAAGAGAAAGATTACATTTGTTTACCGATGAAAGAAGGCAGAAAAGTTATTGGAGTAGTCCATTTTCAACTAGAGAAAAATGAAAGATCGAAAAAAGAAATCGAAATAATCAATGAAAAAGTAACTGCCTACCTCCAAGAGGCTGCTCCTATAATTGAGGCCAAAAGATTTGCAGAAAAATTAAAAGAAATGTCTTTAAAAGACAGCTTGACCGGACTATATAATAAACGCCTACTCGAAGAGCTTATCCCTCAGATTTCAGCAGGCATAATAAGAAGAAAAAGCAACATAGGTGTTATCATGTTTGACATAGACCACTTCAAAGACATAAACGACAACTACGGACACTTATTTGGAGATTTTGTTTTAGCCAAGATCGCTAACATTTTATCTTCTTGTTTACGAAAAAGCGATTTTGCCATTCGCTACGGAGGAGAAGAATTTTTAGTTCTACTAGTAGATGCCAATCCTGACACCACATTACAAGTAGCAGAGAGAATAAGAAAACAAATTCAAAAAACCAATTTTTCGCACGAAGGAAAAGTCACCACTATAACTATCTCTGGTGGGATCGCAGAGTTTCCCGAAGACGATGATGATTTATGGCAAGTAATTAACTTTGCCGATATCGCTCTTTACGAAGCAAAAAGAAGAGGCAGGAATAGAATTGTCAGGTTTGAAAAAAGTTTTCTAAAAAATTGA
- a CDS encoding sigma-54-dependent transcriptional regulator, giving the protein MIKGKILIIDDDPGIRDACFHVLTRSGYEVEMAAEAYEGLQILEQYDFDIVLLDLKMPGVNGLEILEKIKETDPLTEVIIITAYGSIETVVEAMRKGASDFLQKPFNPDELKISVEKAFRRRKLALENIYLKNTLAEKEGKNIIVGISQTIKQIINMARLVAQTDSTVLITGESGTGKGLLARKIHEMSPRASGPFVAVDCGTLVPTLFESELFGHVKGAFTGATEHKIGKFELANGGTIFFDEIGNISIEIQAKLLKAVEDKEISPVGGHRVSKVDVRIVAATNKDLEEEIKKGGFRQDLFYRLNVVSIHIPPLRERREDIPVLARYFLKKFAKKYRKKILDFEEEVLKTLSQYAWPGNVRELENTIERLVIFANDALITLSDLHLAGFKPKKESFFPDDLPLEEIEKRYILHIFQKYGGNKTKTAQILRIDRKTLREKLRRWGLA; this is encoded by the coding sequence ATGATTAAAGGCAAAATTCTCATAATTGACGATGATCCTGGCATAAGAGACGCCTGCTTTCACGTGCTCACCCGCAGCGGCTACGAAGTAGAGATGGCTGCCGAGGCCTATGAAGGGCTCCAAATTCTCGAACAATATGATTTTGATATCGTTTTGCTTGACTTGAAAATGCCCGGGGTAAACGGACTCGAGATCCTTGAAAAGATAAAAGAAACAGACCCTCTTACAGAAGTAATCATCATTACGGCATACGGCTCTATAGAAACCGTAGTGGAAGCGATGAGAAAGGGAGCCAGTGATTTCTTACAAAAACCTTTCAATCCCGACGAACTAAAAATATCTGTGGAAAAGGCTTTTCGCCGCAGAAAGCTTGCCCTTGAAAATATTTACCTAAAAAACACCCTGGCTGAAAAAGAAGGCAAAAACATCATTGTCGGTATAAGCCAGACGATAAAGCAAATAATAAACATGGCCCGTCTGGTGGCCCAAACGGACTCAACAGTTTTAATAACAGGAGAGTCTGGCACAGGGAAAGGCCTTCTTGCCCGCAAGATTCACGAAATGAGCCCAAGGGCAAGCGGCCCTTTTGTGGCTGTAGATTGTGGGACCCTTGTCCCCACTCTTTTTGAATCAGAACTCTTCGGCCATGTTAAAGGCGCCTTTACCGGAGCCACGGAACACAAAATAGGCAAATTTGAACTGGCAAACGGCGGAACTATCTTTTTTGACGAAATAGGCAATATTTCTATAGAAATCCAGGCCAAACTACTTAAAGCCGTAGAAGACAAAGAAATATCTCCTGTGGGAGGGCACCGAGTCTCTAAAGTAGATGTGAGGATTGTCGCGGCTACTAACAAAGATCTTGAAGAAGAGATTAAAAAGGGCGGCTTTCGGCAAGATCTTTTCTACCGCTTAAACGTTGTTTCTATCCATATTCCACCTTTGCGCGAACGCCGTGAAGACATACCTGTTCTTGCCCGTTACTTCCTTAAAAAATTTGCCAAAAAGTACCGTAAAAAAATCTTAGATTTCGAAGAAGAAGTATTGAAAACCCTTTCGCAATATGCCTGGCCAGGAAATGTAAGGGAACTAGAGAACACCATTGAAAGACTAGTTATTTTCGCTAACGACGCCCTGATTACACTCTCTGATTTACACCTTGCAGGCTTTAAGCCCAAGAAAGAAAGTTTCTTCCCAGATGACCTGCCTTTAGAAGAAATAGAAAAACGATACATCCTGCATATATTTCAAAAATACGGAGGAAATAAAACCAAAACAGCCCAAATTCTTCGCATTGACCGCAAGACCCTTCGCGAAAAACTCCGCCGCTGGGGTTTGGCTTAA
- a CDS encoding two-component system sensor histidine kinase NtrB, which yields MTFPFGAFSHVKDALAIFDADFRLLFANKEFLRLFKKNKLPAFITDQFESFPEGFGLFEVVGIKANGKTFPAEVVILPYEKSLRQILVRDISERRATEEMWLQAERLTAMGKLAGEIAHEINNPLGGILLYANLLKEDLEQEGRLWEYTDKIIKLATKCRIIAKALLNFGRPDTSLNDWIDINRLLIDMFALIEDHRLFREVDIVWELEKQIPLVQGNRSQLEQLTLNLIINAGEALNGKGRIIFRTYFSTEEEMVVMEVEDNGPGIPQEILPRIFEPFFTTKKGGKGTGLGLSICHGIVKRHEGKIEVKSKPGQTIFKVKLPRIHFEHD from the coding sequence TTGACATTTCCTTTTGGAGCCTTTTCTCACGTAAAAGACGCCCTGGCAATTTTTGATGCTGATTTTCGTTTGCTTTTTGCTAACAAAGAATTCTTGCGCCTTTTTAAAAAGAATAAACTTCCAGCATTTATCACAGATCAGTTTGAATCTTTCCCTGAAGGCTTTGGACTTTTTGAGGTCGTAGGGATAAAAGCAAATGGGAAGACATTTCCCGCTGAAGTCGTAATCCTTCCTTACGAAAAATCATTAAGACAAATACTGGTGCGGGATATTAGTGAGCGGCGTGCAACAGAAGAGATGTGGCTCCAGGCGGAACGCCTCACGGCCATGGGAAAATTAGCCGGCGAAATCGCCCATGAAATCAATAATCCTTTAGGAGGAATTCTCCTTTACGCAAACCTCCTAAAAGAAGACCTTGAACAAGAAGGTAGGCTTTGGGAATATACAGACAAAATCATAAAACTGGCCACCAAGTGCCGTATTATTGCCAAGGCCCTTCTAAATTTTGGGCGTCCAGACACCAGCTTGAATGACTGGATTGACATAAACAGGCTTTTAATCGATATGTTTGCCTTAATCGAAGACCACCGACTTTTCCGCGAGGTTGATATTGTCTGGGAATTAGAAAAGCAAATTCCTCTGGTTCAGGGAAATCGCAGCCAGCTTGAACAACTCACCCTAAATCTTATCATAAATGCCGGAGAAGCATTAAATGGCAAAGGTCGCATCATATTTCGCACCTATTTCTCCACTGAAGAAGAAATGGTTGTTATGGAGGTTGAAGATAACGGGCCAGGAATCCCACAAGAGATATTACCCCGCATTTTTGAACCTTTTTTTACTACTAAAAAAGGCGGAAAAGGTACAGGTTTGGGGCTTTCCATTTGTCACGGTATAGTTAAGCGCCACGAAGGAAAGATCGAAGTAAAAAGCAAACCAGGGCAAACAATCTTTAAAGTAAAGCTTCCAAGGATACATTTCGAACATGATTAA
- a CDS encoding mechanosensitive ion channel family protein translates to MSNSHLNGIFACVENFTIIFQKILGNPLLRLAVVIILAFASYVISRKVVVETAHRLSRRSPNRWDDYLSRFRVYDLAAYAIALIILFYVANLIPSWAPYLERLAEVGWVVLAVLFIDRMLSVGAAIYETHPIAKEHPIKGYIQIVKLFVYAAGVIIGLATLLNKSPWVFLSGLGALSAVLLIIFRHTLLSFVASFQIVSQDLFRLGDWIEMPKFGADGEVIDIALHTVKVQNWDKTIVVIPTFKFLEESFKNWRGMELAGGRRIKRAILVDQATVKLLDDELLSRLQKVHLLKDYLSQKLVEIEAYNRKKGIDTEASPLNGRRLTNLGTFRIYIEEYLKNHPKIRKDMTLMVRQLAPTPQGIPLEVYCFVADTRWIPYEKVQADIFDHILSTAGEFDLRVYQMPTGADLREGLAALIPKNYQGESHGG, encoded by the coding sequence ATGTCAAACTCCCACCTCAATGGTATATTTGCTTGCGTGGAAAATTTTACCATTATTTTTCAGAAAATTCTTGGAAACCCCCTGTTACGTCTAGCCGTAGTTATCATCCTCGCTTTTGCCTCTTATGTGATCTCTCGCAAAGTGGTCGTTGAGACCGCGCATCGTTTGTCCAGGCGTTCGCCTAATCGCTGGGACGATTATCTTTCGCGTTTCAGGGTTTATGATCTCGCAGCCTATGCTATTGCGCTTATTATTCTTTTTTATGTGGCAAATTTGATTCCTTCCTGGGCACCGTATCTTGAGCGCCTGGCAGAGGTAGGCTGGGTGGTTTTGGCGGTTCTTTTTATTGACAGGATGCTTTCTGTTGGAGCAGCCATTTACGAGACGCATCCCATTGCCAAAGAGCACCCCATCAAGGGCTACATCCAGATAGTAAAGCTTTTTGTTTACGCGGCAGGGGTAATTATCGGTCTGGCTACCCTTTTGAATAAGTCTCCCTGGGTCTTTCTGTCAGGTTTAGGCGCCTTAAGTGCGGTCTTATTGATTATTTTTCGTCACACGCTCCTTTCCTTTGTGGCAAGCTTTCAGATTGTTTCTCAGGATTTATTCCGGCTTGGTGATTGGATTGAAATGCCCAAATTCGGAGCAGACGGTGAAGTCATAGATATTGCCCTTCATACGGTAAAAGTGCAGAACTGGGATAAAACTATCGTAGTTATTCCTACTTTTAAATTCTTAGAGGAGTCTTTCAAGAATTGGCGAGGGATGGAGCTTGCTGGTGGCCGCCGTATCAAAAGGGCCATTCTGGTTGACCAGGCAACTGTTAAACTTCTTGATGACGAGCTCTTATCCCGCCTACAAAAAGTCCATTTGTTAAAGGATTATCTTAGCCAGAAACTAGTCGAAATAGAGGCTTACAACCGAAAAAAAGGTATTGATACTGAAGCCTCTCCTTTAAACGGGCGAAGACTTACTAATCTTGGCACTTTTCGTATTTATATCGAGGAATACCTGAAAAATCATCCCAAAATCCGCAAAGACATGACCTTAATGGTAAGACAGCTTGCCCCAACGCCTCAGGGGATTCCGCTTGAAGTTTACTGTTTTGTGGCAGATACCCGTTGGATTCCTTACGAAAAAGTCCAGGCAGATATCTTTGACCATATTCTTTCAACCGCAGGAGAATTTGATTTGCGTGTTTATCAAATGCCTACCGGCGCTGATCTCAGAGAAGGCTTGGCAGCTTTGATACCTAAAAATTACCAGGGAGAAAGTCATGGAGGATAA
- the nhaA gene encoding Na+/H+ antiporter NhaA: MEDKVPIPDIYRIFAPWERATDKFLTPLERFIKSQTATALSLMLTTAIALILANSPLSEAYHHIFETPLSICIGDKCLSYSLHHWINEGLMTFFFFIIGLEIKREILVGELSDLRAALLPVLGAIGGMLFPALVFVMVNMGKPTISGWGIPMATDIAFAISVLVMLGRKIPPSLLTFLVALAIVDDLGAVLVIALFYTKSINFWALGVAGAILLALWICNRAGIHHVIPYLLGGIFVWAAMLVSGVHATVAGVLTAFTIPSKPKISPAHFIDALQMLLQRRCKYHPDPRVLTEEQRIMASAVEKIAVEVRSPLYRMEHALHLPVALIVIPLFALANAGVHLDLSVVKSVWQKPLSLGVMLGLLLGKPLGITTMAFLGRRFGIVSFPDGVRLCHYWGVGLLAGIGFTMSIFISELAFKGNAAFIEQAKAAIIMASFLAGVSGYLWLRFVSRVAPCKAWQKAKAQ; the protein is encoded by the coding sequence ATGGAGGATAAGGTCCCAATTCCTGATATTTACAGAATTTTTGCCCCCTGGGAAAGGGCTACCGACAAGTTCCTGACGCCGCTTGAAAGGTTTATTAAATCTCAAACAGCCACAGCCCTTTCTTTGATGCTGACTACAGCTATCGCGCTAATTCTTGCTAATTCTCCCTTAAGCGAGGCATATCATCACATTTTTGAAACTCCTCTTTCTATTTGTATTGGAGATAAATGTCTTAGTTATTCCCTGCACCACTGGATAAACGAAGGTTTGATGACTTTTTTCTTTTTCATCATAGGCCTTGAAATAAAACGAGAAATCCTGGTAGGAGAGCTTTCTGACCTAAGGGCAGCCCTTTTGCCAGTATTGGGAGCCATTGGCGGGATGCTTTTTCCTGCCCTTGTTTTTGTCATGGTTAACATGGGGAAACCAACAATCAGTGGATGGGGAATTCCCATGGCCACTGATATTGCTTTTGCTATCAGTGTATTGGTGATGTTAGGGCGCAAGATTCCCCCTTCTTTGCTGACTTTCTTGGTAGCCCTTGCCATTGTAGATGACCTGGGAGCTGTTTTAGTAATTGCCCTTTTTTATACCAAGAGCATCAATTTTTGGGCGTTAGGAGTTGCAGGGGCCATTTTACTTGCCTTATGGATATGCAATCGTGCTGGTATCCATCACGTTATACCCTATCTTTTAGGGGGGATTTTTGTCTGGGCTGCTATGTTGGTTTCAGGGGTTCATGCTACGGTGGCTGGGGTGCTTACTGCTTTTACCATTCCTTCTAAACCCAAAATCAGCCCGGCGCATTTTATTGATGCCCTTCAGATGCTCCTCCAGAGAAGATGTAAATACCACCCAGACCCAAGGGTGCTTACCGAAGAGCAACGTATCATGGCCAGTGCCGTGGAAAAAATAGCCGTAGAAGTAAGGTCTCCTCTTTATCGTATGGAGCATGCTCTTCATTTGCCTGTGGCTTTAATTGTTATACCTCTTTTTGCCCTGGCTAATGCAGGGGTTCATCTTGATCTTTCGGTGGTCAAGTCCGTCTGGCAAAAGCCCCTTTCTCTGGGAGTTATGCTTGGTTTGCTTTTAGGAAAACCCCTTGGCATAACCACTATGGCCTTTTTAGGGCGCAGGTTTGGCATAGTTTCTTTCCCCGACGGGGTACGCTTGTGCCACTATTGGGGCGTGGGGCTTTTGGCAGGAATAGGTTTTACCATGTCTATTTTTATCTCAGAGCTTGCGTTTAAGGGAAATGCGGCCTTTATTGAACAGGCTAAAGCAGCCATTATTATGGCGTCTTTCCTTGCAGGAGTTTCGGGGTATCTCTGGCTTCGTTTTGTCTCTAGGGTGGCTCCGTGTAAAGCCTGGCAAAAGGCTAAAGCTCAATAG
- a CDS encoding endonuclease III domain-containing protein, translated as MSENIFVEIYERLFRHFGPQHWWPGESPFEVCVGAILTQNTNWQNVERAIKNLKDHELLSPHALYDAPPEVVANLIKPAGYFRVKTKRLKNFIKMLVEEFEGDLDLLFELGVQAAREKLLSVSGIGPETADSILLYAGNLPIFVIDAYTRRILLRHGLATEEMDYHELQKLFMDNLPEDVSLFNEYHALLVATGKNYCRPKKPICSKCPLEGVSY; from the coding sequence ATGAGCGAAAACATCTTTGTAGAAATTTATGAAAGGCTTTTCAGGCATTTTGGCCCCCAGCATTGGTGGCCAGGGGAGAGCCCTTTTGAAGTTTGCGTAGGGGCCATTTTGACGCAGAATACCAACTGGCAAAACGTGGAAAGGGCCATAAAAAACCTGAAAGACCACGAACTGCTTTCGCCGCACGCTCTTTATGATGCTCCCCCAGAAGTAGTAGCAAACCTGATAAAACCCGCAGGGTATTTCAGGGTTAAAACCAAACGCCTAAAAAATTTCATCAAAATGCTTGTGGAAGAATTCGAAGGGGACCTTGACCTGCTTTTTGAGCTTGGCGTTCAGGCTGCCAGAGAAAAACTTCTTTCAGTCTCCGGAATCGGACCAGAAACCGCAGATTCTATCCTCCTTTATGCCGGGAACCTTCCCATCTTTGTAATCGATGCTTATACCCGCAGGATTTTGCTGCGCCACGGGCTTGCCACCGAAGAAATGGATTATCACGAACTTCAAAAACTTTTTATGGACAATCTCCCGGAAGACGTAAGCCTTTTTAACGAGTACCACGCCCTTTTAGTTGCCACAGGGAAAAACTACTGCCGCCCTAAAAAACCTATCTGCTCAAAGTGCCCTTTAGAAGGTGTTTCCTATTGA
- a CDS encoding DMT family transporter, with product MLWFLLALNTALFTACGDALSKHYLRHLGTPSMVMARILGPSVIFLPVLLFWPWPELSQSFWKTIAILYPLETIAILCYMEAIRISPLSLTVPYLAFTPAFIILTGYVILGEKLSTAGTFGIFLIVCGSYFLNLSLARYGFWHPLKAIFKERGSVLMLLVAFIYAFTSVLLKVAIKHSERFFFAIFYYGFLGIFVALALTLFCRQTPWTVFKNAPKGASLVSISQAVAAVCHVWAISLAPAAYMIAVKRLSVLFGVVIGGIFFGEKAFGERLFGAILMLAGVFLIALSG from the coding sequence ATGCTCTGGTTTTTACTGGCATTAAATACCGCACTTTTTACCGCCTGTGGAGATGCCTTAAGCAAACATTATTTGCGACACCTGGGGACCCCTAGCATGGTTATGGCCCGTATTTTAGGGCCAAGCGTTATTTTTCTCCCGGTATTGCTTTTCTGGCCCTGGCCTGAGCTTTCTCAGTCTTTCTGGAAAACTATCGCCATTTTATATCCCCTTGAGACCATTGCCATTCTTTGCTACATGGAGGCAATTCGGATCTCTCCTCTTTCTTTGACAGTGCCTTACCTTGCCTTTACTCCTGCCTTTATCATCCTCACAGGCTACGTTATTTTAGGCGAAAAATTGAGCACCGCAGGCACTTTCGGCATTTTTTTGATTGTTTGCGGAAGCTACTTTCTTAATCTTTCCCTTGCGCGCTATGGCTTCTGGCATCCCTTAAAAGCCATTTTTAAAGAACGTGGTTCGGTTTTGATGCTGCTGGTAGCTTTTATTTACGCCTTTACTTCGGTGCTTTTGAAAGTAGCTATTAAACACTCTGAACGCTTTTTCTTTGCGATTTTTTATTACGGTTTCTTGGGCATATTCGTGGCCTTAGCCCTTACGCTCTTTTGCCGCCAAACACCTTGGACGGTTTTTAAAAATGCCCCAAAAGGGGCAAGTCTTGTGTCTATCTCTCAAGCCGTAGCAGCGGTTTGTCATGTGTGGGCCATAAGCCTTGCACCTGCAGCCTATATGATCGCGGTTAAAAGACTAAGTGTGCTTTTTGGGGTGGTCATCGGTGGTATCTTCTTCGGAGAAAAAGCCTTTGGCGAGCGTTTATTTGGGGCTATTTTAATGCTTGCAGGTGTATTTTTAATTGCCCTTTCAGGATGA
- a CDS encoding amidohydrolase yields MKILCAKYVITSATEEPKKDHALVVEGSQIKALGPVSDIKDKFPQAEIIDFGESIVFPGLVNAHTHAPMTIFRGLADDLPLMTWLENYIFPVEKHLRAYWVYWGTKLAIAEMLRSGVTLFADMYLFEKEVIRAVEETGVRATLGEGLFDFPSPSYGPLEKGLALTEELLKEFANHPRIKIMVCPHATYTCSPDTLKRAAAIADRYGALIHIHLSETREEVSLIKARYGQNPPAHLDSLGLLHERLLVAHAVQLTDEEIELLAQKKVKVAHCPESNLKLGSGIAPVPALLEAGVCVGIGTDGPASNNDLDLLGEMRTAALIQKGLTFDPTRLPAQKVFEMATSLGAKALGWDILGALKEGYQADLCVVSLDKENLVPCYEPFSLLVYSARAGDVTDVMVAGEFVMRRGEILTFDVREAKEQVKKISQEVRDILAQRN; encoded by the coding sequence ATGAAAATACTTTGTGCCAAATATGTTATTACGTCAGCAACCGAAGAACCCAAAAAAGACCACGCCTTGGTAGTTGAAGGGTCTCAGATAAAAGCGCTTGGCCCTGTAAGCGATATCAAAGACAAATTCCCTCAGGCCGAGATAATCGACTTTGGCGAAAGCATTGTTTTCCCGGGACTTGTGAATGCTCATACCCATGCTCCCATGACCATCTTTCGTGGCTTGGCAGACGACCTTCCTCTTATGACCTGGCTTGAAAATTATATCTTCCCTGTGGAAAAGCATTTGCGTGCGTATTGGGTGTATTGGGGAACCAAGCTTGCCATTGCTGAAATGCTGCGTTCAGGCGTTACCCTTTTTGCAGACATGTATCTCTTTGAAAAGGAAGTCATAAGAGCCGTTGAAGAAACAGGGGTGCGGGCTACTTTAGGAGAGGGGCTCTTTGATTTTCCCTCGCCAAGCTACGGCCCCCTTGAAAAAGGCCTTGCCCTTACCGAAGAATTGCTCAAGGAATTTGCCAATCACCCTCGCATAAAGATCATGGTCTGCCCCCATGCTACTTATACCTGCTCGCCAGACACCCTTAAGAGAGCGGCTGCTATCGCCGATCGTTACGGGGCGTTAATTCATATCCATCTTTCTGAAACTCGAGAAGAAGTCTCTCTTATCAAGGCCCGTTATGGCCAAAATCCACCGGCACATCTTGATTCCTTGGGGCTGCTTCATGAAAGACTTTTAGTGGCCCACGCAGTGCAGCTTACCGATGAAGAAATAGAACTTTTGGCTCAAAAAAAAGTAAAAGTTGCTCATTGCCCTGAGAGTAATTTAAAGCTTGGTTCAGGGATAGCGCCAGTGCCAGCGCTTCTTGAAGCTGGTGTTTGTGTGGGAATTGGCACTGATGGGCCAGCAAGTAATAACGACCTTGACCTTTTGGGAGAGATGCGCACCGCAGCCTTAATTCAAAAGGGCCTCACTTTTGACCCTACCAGGCTTCCTGCGCAAAAAGTCTTTGAAATGGCAACTTCTTTAGGGGCAAAAGCTTTGGGCTGGGATATTTTGGGTGCCTTGAAAGAAGGCTACCAGGCAGACCTTTGCGTAGTCTCCCTTGACAAAGAAAACCTGGTGCCTTGCTATGAGCCTTTTTCGCTCCTGGTTTATAGTGCCAGGGCAGGAGACGTAACCGACGTCATGGTGGCAGGGGAGTTTGTTATGCGCAGGGGTGAGATTTTGACTTTTGACGTGCGCGAAGCCAAAGAACAGGTAAAGAAAATATCTCAAGAGGTAAGAGATATCCTAGCGCAAAGGAATTAA
- a CDS encoding TIGR00725 family protein, translating to MDLKNRRRIAIFGAGICDEEIYNLAYEVGKLLAPKAIVYTGGLGGVMEAASRGAFEAGGITVGILPGNRAEDANPYVLVPVVTDIGHARNVVLVRTAEAAIAISGGYGTLSEIALALKTWKPVIGLRTWAGIDGVTYVDTPEEAVAKVFEALAAKREEL from the coding sequence ATGGATTTAAAGAATAGAAGGCGTATTGCTATTTTTGGCGCCGGCATTTGCGATGAAGAAATCTACAACCTTGCCTATGAAGTAGGCAAGCTCCTTGCCCCCAAGGCTATTGTCTATACCGGTGGCCTTGGAGGAGTCATGGAAGCTGCAAGCCGCGGGGCCTTTGAAGCGGGCGGCATAACGGTAGGCATACTCCCAGGAAATCGCGCCGAGGATGCCAACCCCTATGTCTTGGTCCCCGTAGTTACAGACATAGGGCATGCCAGAAACGTGGTGCTGGTGCGCACTGCCGAAGCAGCTATTGCCATCTCAGGGGGCTACGGGACTTTATCAGAGATAGCCCTGGCCTTAAAAACCTGGAAACCCGTGATTGGCCTTCGTACCTGGGCAGGCATTGACGGCGTAACTTACGTTGATACCCCCGAAGAAGCGGTAGCCAAAGTTTTTGAAGCCCTTGCCGCCAAACGCGAAGAACTTTAA